The DNA window CTTGTCGAGGATCTCCTTCTTCTTCTTGCCCATGGCCCGGCGGAGCAGGTCCGCCTGGCCGAGGGTGTAGCCGGCGAGGATCTGCGCGGCGCGCTGCACCTGCTCCTGGTAGACGATCAGGCCGTAGGTGGGGGCGAGGATCTCCCGCAGCGGCTCCTCCAGCTCCGGGTGGATCGGGGTGATCTCCTGGAGGCCGTTCTTGCGCAGCGCGTAGTTGGTGTGCGAGTCCACACCCATGGGGCCGGGCCGGTAGAGCGCCAGCACGGCGGAGATGTCCTCGAAGTTGTCCGGCTTCATGAGCCGCAGCAGCGAGCGCATCGGCCCGCCGTCGAGCTGGAACACGCCCAGGGTGTCGCCGCGCGCGAGCAGCTCGTAGGCCGCCTTGTCGTCCAGCGGCAGGCCCAGCAGGTCCAGCTCCTTGCCGTGGTTGAGCTGGATGTTCTTCACCGCGTCGTCGATGATCGTGAGGTTGCGCAGGCCGAGGAAGTCCATCTTCAGCAGCCCGAGCGACTCGCAGGTCGGGTAGTCGAACTGCGTGATGATGACGCCGTCGGCGTCACGCCGCATCAGCGGGATGTGCTCGATGATCGGCTCGGCGGACATGATGACGCCGGCGGCGTGCACACCGGTCTGGCGGATCAGGCCCTCGATGCCCTTCGCCGTCTCGATGACCTTCTTGACGTCCGGGTCGGACTCGTAGAGGCCGCGGATCTCCCCCGCCTCGGCGTAGCGCGGGTGCTTCGGGTCGAAGATGCCGGACAGCGGGATGTCCTTGCCCATGACGGCCGGGGGCATCGCCTTGGTGATCCGGTCACCCACGGCGTACGGGTAGCCGAGCACGCGGGCCGAGTCCTTGATCGCGGCCTTCGCCTTGATGGTGCCGAAGGTGGCGATCTGCGCGACCTTGTCCTCGCCCCACTTGTCGGTGACGTACCGGATCACCTCACCGCGCCGGCGCTCGTCGAAGTCGATGTCGACATCCGGCATCGAGATGCGCTCGGGGTTGAGGAACCGCTCGAAGATCAGGCCGTGCGGGATCGGGTCCAGGTCGGTGATGCCCAGGGCGTACGCGACCAGCGAGCCGGCGGCCGACCCGCGGCCCGGGCCGACCGCGATGCCCTGGCTCTTCGCCCACTGGATGAAGTCGGCGACCACGAGGAAGTAGGACGGGAAGCCCATCTGGATGATGACGCCCAGCTCGTACTCCGCCTGGACGACGTGGCCCTCCGGGATGCCGTTCGGGAACCGGCGCTTCAACCCCGCGAAGGTCTCCTTGCGGAACCAGGACTCCTCGGTCTCGCCCTCGGGGATCGGGAACCGCGGCATGAGGTTGTGGAACTCGAACATCCCGGCCGGGTCGACCTTCTCGGCCACGAGCAGGGTGTTGCGGCAGCCCTGCTGCCACAGCTCGGACGAGTCGACGGCGCGCATCTGCTCGGCCGACTTCACGAAGTAGCCGCCGCCCTCGAAGCGGAACCGGTTGGGGTCGGCCACGTTGCTGCCGGTCTGCACGCAGAGCAGCACGTCGTGCGCCTCGGCCTGCGCCTCGTGGGTGTAGTGCGAGTCGTTGGTGACCACCGGCGGGATGTCGAGCTTGCGCGCGATCTCGGTGAGCCCGTCCCGGACCCGGCGCTCGATGTCGAGGCCGTGGTCCATGATCTCCAGGAAGTAGTTGTCCTTGCCGAAGATGTCCTGGTAGGCGGCGGCGACCTTGAGCGCCTCGTCGAACTGGCCGAGCCGCAGCCGGGTCTGCACGGCGCCGGACGGGCAGCCGGTGGTGGCCATGATGCCCTCGGCGTGCTCGGCGATCAGCTCCATGTCCATCCGGGGCCACTTGACGTAGTGGCCCTCCATGGAGGCGCGCGAGTTGAGCTTGAACAGGTTGTGCAGGCCGTCCCGGTTCGCGGCCCACATGGTCATGTGGGTGATGGCGCCGTTGCCGGAGACGTCGTCGCTCTTCTGCTCCGGGCGACCCCACTTGACCCGCTGCTTGTGGAAGCGCGACTCCGGCGCCACGTACGCCTCGACGCCGAGGATCGGCTTGACCCCGGCGGCCATGGCCTGCTTGTAGAAGTCGTTCGCGCCGTGCATGTTGCCGTGGTCGGTGATCGCCACCGCCGGCATGCCGAGCCGCGCGGCCTCGGCGAACAGGTCCTTGAGCCGGGCCGCCCCGTCCAGCATCGAGTACTCGGTGTGTACGTGCAGATGCGCGAACGAATCGCCCATGCGTGGCGCCCCCCAGCTATGGATCTTGGGCGGTCGGAACCGACCGGGACCCACCCTACCGAGGTCAACTCCGCGGCTCCACCGGCCGCGCCGACGGTGGTCGGCGTCTCCCCCACACCGTTGCGCGCGACACGATGTTATAGGGCTGGACAACAGTGTGTGGCACACACTATCGTGTGATGCATGGTCACCGACGAGCTCCTCCGGACCCACCTCCAGGAACTGCGCCGGGGCACCGTCGTGGTGGCGAGCCTGGTCGCCCTGCGCCGTCCCGACTACGGCTACGCACTGCTCCAACGGCTCACCGGCCACGGCTTCCCGGTGGACGCCAACACGCTCTACCCGCTGCTGCGCCGCCTCGAGGAACAGGGGCTGCTGACCAGCGAGTGGAACACCGAGGAGAGCCGACCGCGCAAGTTCTACCGGACCAGCGACGAGGGCGAGGGTCTGCTCCGGCGACTCCTCGACGACCTGGCCGCCGTCCAGACCTCTCTCACCAGCCTGATCGAAGGAGTGGAGCGATGAGCTCGCTGACCGACCGTTACCTCGCCGCCACCCTCCGGACGGTGCCGGCCGCCCGGCGCGCCGAGATCGAGACCGAACTGCGGGGATCGATCGAGGACATGATCGACGGCCGCCGGGCCGACGGCCGGGACGCCGGCGCCGCCGAACGCGAGGTCCTCACCGAGCTGGGCAACCCGGCGCAGCTCGCCGCCCGGTACGCCGACCGGCGCCTCCAGCTCGTCGGCCCGACCTACTACCTGGCCTGGGAGCGGCTGATGAAGCTGCTGCTCAGCTTCATCCCGGCCACCGTGGGGATCATCGTCGGCCTGCTGGAGGCCACCGACGGGGGGAACCCCGGCGGCGCCGTCGGCGCGGGCGTCGCCACCGCCCTCGAGGTCGCGATCCAGATCGCCTTCTGGGTCACACTGGTCTTCGCGGTGCTCGAACGGACCAACACGTCGTTGCACCTGCCGGCGTGGAGCGTCGACCAACTCCCCGAGGTGCAGGCCAACCGCCAGATCACCCTGGTCGACGTCACCGCCGCGATCGGCTGGCTGGCCCTGGTCATCGCCTACCTGCCGATCCAGCACTTCCACTCGTTCGTGCCGAGCGGCGGCGGGGACAACCTGCCGATCCTCGACCCGGCGCTGTGGAGCTTCTGGCTGCCGTTCCTCATCGCCGTACTCGTCGCCACCGTCGGCCTGGAGATCGCCAAGTACCGGGCCGGGCGCTGGACCTGGCCGCTGGTCGCCGTGAACGCGGTGCTCGACCTGGCGTTCGCGGTGCCGGTCGTCTGGCTGATGTCGACAAACCGGCTGCTCAACCCCGACCTCGTCAACCGCTTCGCGTGGCTCGGGCGCGAGGAGAACCTGAACACCGTCGCCACGATCGTGGTGGCCGGCACCGTCCTGGTCGTGGTCTGGGACGTCGTCGACAGCGTGATCAAGGCGTACCGCAACCGCCGCTGATCTCCGATGACCGGCGTGGCCCGGCACCCACGGGGGTGCCGGGCCACGCCTGGTCAGGTGGTCGGGGTCCGGGCCCGCCACTCGCGGGCGAGCAGGGCGTACACCGCCTCGTCGGTCCACTCGCCCTTGACGAACTCGTTCTCCCGCAGGTGCGCCTCGCGGCGCATGCCGAGACGCTCCAGCACCCGGGCCGACGCGGTGTTGCGGGCGTCCAGCCGGCCGACGATCCGGTGCAGCCCGAGGCCGTCGAAGCCGAGCCGCAGCATCTCCCGGGCCGCCTCGGTGACGTACCCCCGGCCGGTGTGGTCGGGATGGGCGACATAGCCGATCTCGCCCTGCCGGTGCTCCCCGCTGGTCCAGCTGAGCAGCACGTCGCCCACGAACTCGCCGGTCTCCGCCAG is part of the Micromonospora halotolerans genome and encodes:
- the dnaE gene encoding DNA polymerase III subunit alpha, with protein sequence MGDSFAHLHVHTEYSMLDGAARLKDLFAEAARLGMPAVAITDHGNMHGANDFYKQAMAAGVKPILGVEAYVAPESRFHKQRVKWGRPEQKSDDVSGNGAITHMTMWAANRDGLHNLFKLNSRASMEGHYVKWPRMDMELIAEHAEGIMATTGCPSGAVQTRLRLGQFDEALKVAAAYQDIFGKDNYFLEIMDHGLDIERRVRDGLTEIARKLDIPPVVTNDSHYTHEAQAEAHDVLLCVQTGSNVADPNRFRFEGGGYFVKSAEQMRAVDSSELWQQGCRNTLLVAEKVDPAGMFEFHNLMPRFPIPEGETEESWFRKETFAGLKRRFPNGIPEGHVVQAEYELGVIIQMGFPSYFLVVADFIQWAKSQGIAVGPGRGSAAGSLVAYALGITDLDPIPHGLIFERFLNPERISMPDVDIDFDERRRGEVIRYVTDKWGEDKVAQIATFGTIKAKAAIKDSARVLGYPYAVGDRITKAMPPAVMGKDIPLSGIFDPKHPRYAEAGEIRGLYESDPDVKKVIETAKGIEGLIRQTGVHAAGVIMSAEPIIEHIPLMRRDADGVIITQFDYPTCESLGLLKMDFLGLRNLTIIDDAVKNIQLNHGKELDLLGLPLDDKAAYELLARGDTLGVFQLDGGPMRSLLRLMKPDNFEDISAVLALYRPGPMGVDSHTNYALRKNGLQEITPIHPELEEPLREILAPTYGLIVYQEQVQRAAQILAGYTLGQADLLRRAMGKKKKEILDKEFVPFRDGCRERGYSDEAIQAVWDVLVPFAGYAFNKAHSAAYGLVSYWTAYLKAHYPAEYMAALLTSVGDDKDKMALYLSECRRMRIQVLPPDVNTSAGPFTPVGEDIRFGLAAVRNVGANVVAAIMRCREEKGEYADFYDFLSKVDAVACNKKTIESLIKAGAFDSLRHSRKGLLAVHADAIDAYADVKRKEAVGQYDLFGAGFGDADTGGSTTVMPVIGDSEWDKRDKLAFEREMLGLYVSDHPLFGLEHVLGAAADTTIAALSEEGTVPDGAVVTLAGILSGVQRRVTKQGRAWASATLEDLAGGVETLFFPNTYEVIGQYIAEDAIVVVKGRVDRRDDTPRIMAMDMSMPDISSNPANKPVTLTIPVHRCTPPLVEKLKETLVLHPGDTEVHVKLLNGGKTTTLRLGPFRVAATTALMGDLKSVLGPANVS
- a CDS encoding PadR family transcriptional regulator: MVTDELLRTHLQELRRGTVVVASLVALRRPDYGYALLQRLTGHGFPVDANTLYPLLRRLEEQGLLTSEWNTEESRPRKFYRTSDEGEGLLRRLLDDLAAVQTSLTSLIEGVER
- a CDS encoding permease prefix domain 1-containing protein; the protein is MSSLTDRYLAATLRTVPAARRAEIETELRGSIEDMIDGRRADGRDAGAAEREVLTELGNPAQLAARYADRRLQLVGPTYYLAWERLMKLLLSFIPATVGIIVGLLEATDGGNPGGAVGAGVATALEVAIQIAFWVTLVFAVLERTNTSLHLPAWSVDQLPEVQANRQITLVDVTAAIGWLALVIAYLPIQHFHSFVPSGGGDNLPILDPALWSFWLPFLIAVLVATVGLEIAKYRAGRWTWPLVAVNAVLDLAFAVPVVWLMSTNRLLNPDLVNRFAWLGREENLNTVATIVVAGTVLVVVWDVVDSVIKAYRNRR
- a CDS encoding GNAT family N-acetyltransferase — encoded protein: MLVPDLPLRTERLLLRAFTLADLAVLRDYRGRPEVTRFLYHEPYTDAAARAAADRMVRRTALRQPGDVLNLAVVLAETGEFVGDVLLSWTSGEHRQGEIGYVAHPDHTGRGYVTEAAREMLRLGFDGLGLHRIVGRLDARNTASARVLERLGMRREAHLRENEFVKGEWTDEAVYALLAREWRARTPTT